The sequence GGGGATAGCCCTGTAGCGCGCGGTTGACAAAGGGGTGATCCTCCGCTTGCAAACGCTTCCAGATCGCATCGGTAATTTTGGATGAAAACACGTTAGGGTCAAATGTAGGGCGGCTAGCCATTGCCAACACCTCACCGTTATTGGGATCGATCGCCAGGATCGCACCTTGCATATTACCGAGGGCAGATTCTGCTGCTTTTTGTAGATCGAGATCGACAGTCAAATGTACGGATTTACCAGGTTTAGGAGGCTTTTGCCCTAAAACGCGAATCACTTTTCCCCACGCATCAACCTCTACTTGCTGTCCTCCCCAAGTACCGCGTAACTTTGACTCAAAGGCTGATTCTACACCTGCTTTACCAATGACATCACCTAGACGGTAGCCCTTTGATTTGAGCTTATCTAGCTCCCAATCCGCAATCTCCCCAGTGTAGCCTATGATATGGGCAGCGATATCGCCATTGGGATAGTAGCGCACTGCTTCGGGATCGACCTGAACTCCAGGCAACTCCCGACTGTGTTCGGATAGGTGGGTCACGATTTTGGGGCTAATCGCGCCGCTGACACGCACTAGATCGGCGGAGTTGTAACCTTTTTGTTCTAACTTTTGGAGGATGCTTTTGGCATCAATTCCCGTAATCTCAGACAGCTTGGCGATCGTGGCAGGCCATTTTTCCTTAGGCTGTGCCACTGGCCAAAGATAAATCACATGAGCCAGCCGACTAGAAGCAATTATCTTATCGTTGCGATCGAGAATACGTCCCCGTTCCGGAGCTTTAGCAACTAGACGGACGCGGTTGTTTTCGGCGAGTTGACGGTTGCGATCGCCCTCAACCACTTGTAGAAAGAATAACCTGCTCCCCAGTAAGAATATTAGAATAAACACGCTAAAGGCAAACAATATGCCTGCCTGTGTCCCCCTTCCCATCGTGCGGGTGGTAGCTTCTTTGGGTTTGACAAGTTTTTTCCTTTGGGTCAGGGTCATGCCGGATGAATGTAGAATGCAAAGAGTTTTTGGATTAACTGCGCCTTAATTTATCTAACTTTTACCTATTATTTAACAACTATCTATAATCTCGATCTCTTTGTGAAAACTGAAAAAAGCAATTCATCCGATCCATTACCTCCAGAACAGTCAGAATGGCATGAAGTTGAAACTCAAATTCAGCAACTAGAGCAGGCATTGCAAGAGTTAAAGCAACGGCTAGCAAATGTTCGTGCTATGCAGAACGAACGCGCTCGGCTCAAGGAGCAGCAACACGATCTGCGATCGCAACTACAAGGCTCGCCAGCTTCACCACAGCTAAAACAACAGTTAAAGCAAGATCTTGCCCAGATTAGCAGTCAATTGGATTTGTTGGAAGTAGACCTTGAAAGCCGCCTAATTTCCTGGAGTAGCTTTCGGGAACCCTTTTGGCAAATAGTTCGTTTTGGCGGCTTAGGTGTTCTGATTGGATTTGCCATAAAAAGTTGCACGGGCTAGAGGACTTGCGGTTAAATAGCGCCCCAACCATAGGATGCGTTACGGCTAATGCCTAACACATCGCGGGTATCCTATGTTCGTGCAAATCCCTAGAGGATTGCTCCACTCGTTCAGGTTACCCAAAAATATTATGACTTAGTCCCTAGGCATCCGACGATCGTTTTTGTTAGTGTCAGCAATTTTAGTAATTACGCCGCTAGCGATCGCACCTGCCATCATAATACCCAGCGCCGGTTGAATTAATGGTTGCCACAACTGCTGCCACAGCCCCCACCCCAAGTTCACGTGCAGGGATTCAGCGGTTACTGCCACTACAAACCAAGCAAAAAAGAAAAATACTAAAAATAGATCGAATACGAGCGCCTTATTTAGCCAGCGCAGAAATGTTTCCATAGCCTTTAAAAGTGAAGGGCAATCTCAACAATTGCCCCACATACATTTATATTAAGTTCTTTATTTAAAACCAACCGCTGCTTGCCAGACAAAAGCCAGCAACAAAAAGAAAATAGGAATTACAGGTAGTACGTCAATCAATGGATCGAACATTCTGTATGCTTCGGGCAAAACTGCCAATAGCATTGATAATTGCATCTAAAGGCTAACCTCCTTCAATATTTAACCAGCATTTTATCACGTAGAGATTCCCGTATTTGCTAGACTCAAGTTTGCTGTGTCAGATAATTCCTTAATCTTGGAACCGCTCGTTATGTCAGCATCTAAAGTTGTTAATTCCCTAAGGTTAAACTTCCGGTTAATGTGGCAAACTGCCAAAACTCTGCTTTTAGCTGGATTGATTTGCCTAATGGCCTGGGTAATTAGTCCGCCAGTTGGAGCCGCTACCCAAATTAAGCTCACCAATCTTACCTACGAGCAGTGCCCGGAGGGGATGGGTAAAAACATCGTGTTGGGTGGTGGTGTAATGTCAGCCAGATGTTTTTTGGTCAAAGGCAAGGCACTTAATCCTACGAATAAGACCGTCTTTGATGCAGATATATTTGGACGAGTTTATGATGTCAATGGTAATGATGTAATACCGGAACGCAATCGTCTGGGGGCAATTCCCGAAGTGCCGCCCGGAGAAAGTGATTTTGAAATGATGCTCAGCGTACCTGCCGATCAAGAACCACCGCTGACCTTGAAGCAGTTTAAAGCTTCTGGGTTTACGGCACGGGTGCGTTAGTGTTTTGTGTTTGAATTAAAGTATTAGCTGAATTGCCCACCGCTTAAAGCCGATCGTCGCCATGTCTCCTGAGAATCTCCCCATAGAAGAAGAAAACATGTCCGCACCTTTACCGGTGGAGGATACATCTGCAACCACTAGTCAATCTAACCAATCTAGTCAAAGCGATCGCCTGAGCCAGTTTGAACAATCGGACGAATTAGATGAATTGGGCGAATTAAGTGCGGACGAATTAAGCGCGCTGGACGATCTAAATGAGTTAATTAACAGTGCAGAGCCAATCGAAGCTCCTGACACCAGCAGTGCCGATCGCACCGACACCAGTCCTGAACTAGCGCTTGTATCAATTCCAGAATCAACGACCTTACAGCAGGAAGCAGATCGCCTGAAGGCAGAAATCGAGCTACTCAAGACAACAAAGCAGGAGATTTTAGAGGCTCAGGTGCAGGAGTTACAGGCTGCAATAGTACGGGCAACCCAGGATAGTTTGGGCGATTTAGAAAAGCGCCAGCAGGAGTTGCAGGCAAGCATTGCCCTCCTGCAAAGGAAGCAAGAGCGACTGCAAAATGAGATGAAAACAACCTATGCGGGCGCATCTCAGGACATTGCCGTGCGCGTGCAGGGCTTTAAAGACTACCTGGTCGGTAGCTTACAGGATCTAGTGGCAAGCGCAGAAAAACTAGAGTTAGTTCCACCCAAAGCAGAGCCTCTAGCCGAACCAGTGGTAACAGCGAAACCACAGGTAGAAGAGTCGCCAATGCTGGCAGAACAAGCGTTTGAATCACAAAAACAAAGGATCGAACAGCTACTAGAGCGCTATCGTACCTTACCCGATTACTATGGCCCCCCTTGGAAACTGCGGCGCACGTTCGAGCAGGTTCATGCCGATCGCGTTGCCAACTGGTTCCTAGCCCAAGCTGGTAGAGGTGCGATTCGCAGTATGGGCACCCGGCTGCAAAATATTCTAGTTGCCGCTGCTGTCGTATCAGTTCTGCGGGCTTTGTACGCTGACAAAGTGCGCATTCTGGTTTTAGCCACTTCCCCGGAACGTCTGGGAGAATGGCGGCGCGGCTTTCAAGATTGCCTGGGCATCGGTCGCGATAACTTCGGCCCTGAAAAAGGAGTTGTTTTATTTGAAGACCCCGATCCGCTATCGCTTAAAGGCGATCGCCTCGTCAGCGAAGGCTTAACCCCGCTCGTAATTATTGATGAAGCCGAGGAATACATCTCCGTCGATCTCCTGCGGTTCCCACTCATACTTGCCTACGGGCGCGATCCGCAAGCCAAACCCAGTTATGCGTCTAGGGATAAAGATAGAGATAGAGACTTTCGCGATTTCTAAGCCCCACCTCGTAAGGGTTTAGCATTTGTGACGAATGCTAGTGTTTGATGCGAAGATTAGTAGACAAATGTCCCACCCCAACCCCTAACACCCATAAACCAAATGCTAGAACTTGCCTTACTCCCCATCGCATACCTGCTCGGATCGATTCCCACTGGTTATATTGCTGGGCGTTTGGCAGGCATGGATATTCGCGAACATGGCTCCGGCTCGACGGGTGCCACTAATGTGTGGCGCTGCGTGGGCAAGGAAGCAGGCATTGCTGTATTTGCGATCGATTTACTCAAGGGTATACTGGCAGTTTGGTTAATGCAACGTGCGGAAGCGATTAGCGCCTGGCTGCGAGGGATTTTAGGAGACGGTCTGCCGTTTACTAGTGCTGGCACAGCATGGGGACAGGAATGGTTTGTCGTAGCAGCAGCCTTGCTGGTTTTATTCGGACATAGCCGCTCCTGCTGGATTGGGTTTAAAGGTGGCAAATCGGTGGCAACGGGCTTGGGAGTTATCCTGGGCATAAATTGGATTGCCGCTCTCGGAGCTTTTGGTTTGTGGCTGGCAACAATGGCAATTTGGCGTACCGTATCGATTAGTTCGATTATTGCGGCGATCGCTTCGCCCATATTAATGTTTGTGACGCGATCGCCACTTGCTTACGTCTTAATTACAGTGGTAGGCGGGCTGTTTGTGATCTGGAGGCACCGTTCTAATATCGAACGGATTCTACAAGGCAGAGAACCGCGCTTTGGTTCTCCCCAAATAGAGCAGAATTCACAGGAACCCACGAGTTAACTAACGCGAATATGCCTAAACTTCCCGTATCGCGCGATCTAATATAGCCGTAAACAGATCGGTTAGTGCGGGGGTGTGTGGGGGCTGCGCCCCCACGCAGGGGTTCCACCCCTGCACCCCATCCTAAACCTGTTGGCTATAGCTATAATTTTTGACCTAGGTTTCTGCAAACAGAGTGCGAGTTCAACATAAACTTTTGGTAATGGCAATCGGCCTATCCTGGCTGAGTTTTTCGCCCCTGTTATGGGCGCAGACCCCTAATTCACCCAATACACTCGATCCAACTGAGCGTAGTCGTCCCAAGTTGCCTGCTCTCCCAAGCGACCTGCCAACCCCTCAACCCCAACCCCTAACTCCCAATCCCCAACCCCCAATCCCCAACCCCCAATCCCCAACCCCCACTACCAGAATCCTGGTCAAGCAAGTTCGAGTTTTGGGCAGTACGGTTTTTGATGTTGCAGAACTAGACAAGATCGTTGAGCCTTTTATTGGCAAGGAATCTACATTTGAGGATTTGCTAGCTATTCGGACAGCGATTACGCAACTTTATATCAATCGCGGTTACGCGACATCAGGTGCGTTTCTACCCCCTCAAGATGTTTCCGATGGCGTTGTCACAGTGCAGGTAATTGAAGGCGAGCTAGAGCGTCTCGACCTCAAGGGATTAGCTCGCCTCAAACCGGAATACGTCCGCGATCGCATCGGCATAGCAACTCAAGCTCCGATTAGTATCCTGCGCTTAGAAGCGGCATTGCAGTTGTTACAGTCCGACCCACTGTTTGCATCCGTGCAGGCAGAGCTAAAGGCAGGTACCGCTCCCGGTCGCAGCGTTCTGGAGGTGACACTAAAAGAAGCTCCAACGGTCAAAGGCGATCTAATCGTAGAAAATCGGGATTCACCCAGTGTAGGGGCGATTCGTTATAGTGCGAGTTTGAATCATATTAATCTCTTGGGGTTTGGCGATCGCCTCAATGCTGAAGTAGGATTTACTTCTGGCATTAGCAGTTACAGGATTGGCTACGATTTTCCCATCAATGCCTATGATGGTAGCCTGAGCATTAATTATAGCCGCGACAATAGCAGAATTATAGAGCAGCCGTTCTCTGCTTTGGATATCAACGGTATTTCTCACACTCTTTCTTTGGGATGGCGGCAACCGCTCATACGTACTCCCGATCGGGAATTTGCTTTGGGATTGAGCCTGGACTTGCGCGAAAGTCAAACTTACTTGTTAGGAAATATGCCATTTTCGTTTTCCCCTGGTCCTGAAGATGGCAAATCGAGAGTAACTGCCATTCGCTTTAGTCAAGATTGGGTCAATCGCAGTCCCACGCAGGTCTTAGCAGCGCGATCGCAGTTTAGCCTGGGTATCGGTGCCTTTAATGCTACCATCAACGATTCTGGTACAGATGGTAGATTTCTCAGTTGGTTGGGACAATTTCAATACGTGCAATCCCTCGGGCAGGATGCCATTCTAATTGGGCGCATTGCGGCGCAACTCAGTAATGGTTCGCTACTTCCCATTGAACAATTCAGCATTGGTGGTTTAGATACGGTGCGCGGCTATCGCCAGAATCGGATTGTGGGAGATAATGGCATAGTTGGTTCCATTGAGGCACGGTTACCGATTGTGAGAGAACCTGAAGGCATTGGCCTAATCCAAATCGCACCATTTTTTGATATTGGCACAATTTGGAATCATGCGGGTGTTGCCTCAAATCCCAGTACACTTGCCAGCATAGGTGTGGGATTGCGATGGCAAATCGGTTCTGTGGCAACTATCCGACTTGACTATGGCTTGCCGCTGAATCGCAATAATCAACCTGGCAACTCCATAGAGGATAATGGTTTCACCTTTTCAGTGCGCATCCAAGCTATGTCCTACTGAGCAACGTGTCAGGATGCTACGCAGGAATGGGTCGGATCGTTAATGGCTACTAGGCTTTAACAACTGGTAGTTCTTCCCAGCAAGTTGTGTATCTGGGGGATCTATACTGCGATCGCAACCTCCATAACTGCTTAATCCCCTCAGCCGCAAACTTAATCGCATCTTGACCTAGCTTGTGATTAATTTCATCCACTGTTTGCATTAACTTTCGCGCGCGTTCGCGATCGCGTTCGTCAAATAGATCGATCTGCGATCGCTCCGCAGGCACTAACTCAGACATGAGAACGCCAACTTTTTTGTAGCGATATCCTGACTGATAGATATCTTCTAGAGCTTGAGTGGCGTACTGAATTAACTCCGGCGTGTAATTAGAGGCAACTGGGAGGGTAATAGTTGTAGATTTACTATACTGCTGGGTTTGATGGCTAAAACGATTAGTTGTGAGATAGACGCTAAGCAGATTGGCCGCCAGGTTTTCT comes from Pseudanabaena sp. PCC 6802 and encodes:
- the mrdA gene encoding penicillin-binding protein 2; this encodes MTLTQRKKLVKPKEATTRTMGRGTQAGILFAFSVFILIFLLGSRLFFLQVVEGDRNRQLAENNRVRLVAKAPERGRILDRNDKIIASSRLAHVIYLWPVAQPKEKWPATIAKLSEITGIDAKSILQKLEQKGYNSADLVRVSGAISPKIVTHLSEHSRELPGVQVDPEAVRYYPNGDIAAHIIGYTGEIADWELDKLKSKGYRLGDVIGKAGVESAFESKLRGTWGGQQVEVDAWGKVIRVLGQKPPKPGKSVHLTVDLDLQKAAESALGNMQGAILAIDPNNGEVLAMASRPTFDPNVFSSKITDAIWKRLQAEDHPFVNRALQGYPPASTYKIITTTAGLETKKFSPDDVLSTAAYLEIGGIQFWDHNNAGFGTIGFPEALAFSSDTFFYQVGRRVGVESLAAWSRKFGFGSRTGIELSDEEAPGLVPDPAWKKKVLNDIWYEGNTINMSIGQGDLQASPLQVAVMASVPANGGYLIKPHILLDNAESKVWRKSLNLAPSTIKVLREGLRGVITFGTAQALNNASVPVAGKSGTAEDPPRSSHTWFAGYAPADKPEILVVSFGENSGGGGGSKQGPKVVQVIEAYMKLKQKAKSAKPLPSKR
- a CDS encoding photosystem II reaction center protein K, which codes for MQLSMLLAVLPEAYRMFDPLIDVLPVIPIFFLLLAFVWQAAVGFK
- a CDS encoding DUF3086 domain-containing protein → MSPENLPIEEENMSAPLPVEDTSATTSQSNQSSQSDRLSQFEQSDELDELGELSADELSALDDLNELINSAEPIEAPDTSSADRTDTSPELALVSIPESTTLQQEADRLKAEIELLKTTKQEILEAQVQELQAAIVRATQDSLGDLEKRQQELQASIALLQRKQERLQNEMKTTYAGASQDIAVRVQGFKDYLVGSLQDLVASAEKLELVPPKAEPLAEPVVTAKPQVEESPMLAEQAFESQKQRIEQLLERYRTLPDYYGPPWKLRRTFEQVHADRVANWFLAQAGRGAIRSMGTRLQNILVAAAVVSVLRALYADKVRILVLATSPERLGEWRRGFQDCLGIGRDNFGPEKGVVLFEDPDPLSLKGDRLVSEGLTPLVIIDEAEEYISVDLLRFPLILAYGRDPQAKPSYASRDKDRDRDFRDF
- the plsY gene encoding glycerol-3-phosphate 1-O-acyltransferase PlsY; protein product: MLELALLPIAYLLGSIPTGYIAGRLAGMDIREHGSGSTGATNVWRCVGKEAGIAVFAIDLLKGILAVWLMQRAEAISAWLRGILGDGLPFTSAGTAWGQEWFVVAAALLVLFGHSRSCWIGFKGGKSVATGLGVILGINWIAALGAFGLWLATMAIWRTVSISSIIAAIASPILMFVTRSPLAYVLITVVGGLFVIWRHRSNIERILQGREPRFGSPQIEQNSQEPTS
- a CDS encoding ShlB/FhaC/HecB family hemolysin secretion/activation protein; this encodes MAIGLSWLSFSPLLWAQTPNSPNTLDPTERSRPKLPALPSDLPTPQPQPLTPNPQPPIPNPQSPTPTTRILVKQVRVLGSTVFDVAELDKIVEPFIGKESTFEDLLAIRTAITQLYINRGYATSGAFLPPQDVSDGVVTVQVIEGELERLDLKGLARLKPEYVRDRIGIATQAPISILRLEAALQLLQSDPLFASVQAELKAGTAPGRSVLEVTLKEAPTVKGDLIVENRDSPSVGAIRYSASLNHINLLGFGDRLNAEVGFTSGISSYRIGYDFPINAYDGSLSINYSRDNSRIIEQPFSALDINGISHTLSLGWRQPLIRTPDREFALGLSLDLRESQTYLLGNMPFSFSPGPEDGKSRVTAIRFSQDWVNRSPTQVLAARSQFSLGIGAFNATINDSGTDGRFLSWLGQFQYVQSLGQDAILIGRIAAQLSNGSLLPIEQFSIGGLDTVRGYRQNRIVGDNGIVGSIEARLPIVREPEGIGLIQIAPFFDIGTIWNHAGVASNPSTLASIGVGLRWQIGSVATIRLDYGLPLNRNNQPGNSIEDNGFTFSVRIQAMSY